One genomic window of Nicotiana sylvestris chromosome 10, ASM39365v2, whole genome shotgun sequence includes the following:
- the LOC104213853 gene encoding protein transport protein Sec61 subunit gamma-1, with the protein MDALDSVFDPLRDFAKDSVRLVKRCHKPDRKEFTKVATRTAIGFVVMGFVGFFVKLIFIPINNIIVGAS; encoded by the exons ATGGACGCCTTAGACTCTGTTTTCGATCCTCTTAGAGATTTCGCCAAAGACAGCGTTAGACTTGTCAAAAGATGTCACAAGCCTGATCGCAAAG AATTCACAAAGGTTGCGACTCGTACCGCCATCGGTTTCGTCGTCATGGGGTTTGTTGGATTTTTCGTCAAGTTGATTTTTATTCCTATCAACAACATCATCGTTGGTGCTTCTTAA